One region of Zerene cesonia ecotype Mississippi chromosome 15, Zerene_cesonia_1.1, whole genome shotgun sequence genomic DNA includes:
- the LOC119832684 gene encoding ubiquitin carboxyl-terminal hydrolase 7-like isoform X1 yields the protein MNHTPAPDRQQHDPNVNQVEEMETQEVETVETAIEKTWDDDLVRGRITPNGGVVMTDVMKNQETTSEMPQLACVDAEMEDDEARSEATFRFTVHNFKNLKDSVLSPPCYVRNLPWKIMVMPRQAPSADRQQQKSLGFFLQCNGESESSSWSCYAMAELRLISHKPDTEPFHRKIQHLFYSKENDWGFSHFMGWNDVLDPEKGYIKDDAITLEVHVTAEAPHGVSWDSKKHTGYVGLKNQGATCYMNSLLQTLYFTNQLRKAVYKMPTESDDSTRSVALALQRVFYELQFSDKPVGTKKLTKSFGWETLDSFMQHDVQEFLRVLLDKLESKMKGTCVEGTVPRLFEGKMTSYIKCKNVNVSSTRVETFYDIQLNIKGKKNIDESFKDYISTETLDGENKYDAGEHGLQEAEKGVIFASFPPVLHLHLMRFQYDPITDSSVKFNDRFEFYEHINLDAYLQEKPETPADYTLHAVLVHSGDNHGGHYVVFINPKGDGKWCKFDDDVVSRCTKQEAIEYNYGGHDEDMALTVRHCTNAYMLVYIRDSQLKTVLQEVTQADIPTELSERLAEEKRIETIRRKERNEAHLYMNVNVVLEEAFDGHQGNDLYDPERAHYRVFRVRKQATVAELMEMLAENFRYPQKHLRPWPFSARSNQTCRPTCLDVVNDQNKTIADISENMNPWNIFLEMLPPDSGFAALPPFDKDNDVVLFFKYYDPKQKRIHYCGHHYLPIASKPADLIPILNKRAGFPPDTPLVLYEEIKPDFVEKINNYNDPLEKVLDELMDGDIIVFERADNRHEELELPTCQDYFKYIFYKVEVQFVDKTVPNDPGFTMELSMQMRYDQMARAVGQRLNVDPYLIQFFKCQNYKDTPGLPLRYSYDGILKDLLVYCKPKCPKKLFYQILSIKVNELDNKKQFKCLWVGPNYKEDKELILYPNKGGKVSDILEEAAKVVEMSPEGSGRLRIVEVSCHKVLPGPDPELTLDQVTISPPRLYRIEEIPRDELNLQEDEMLVPCAHFHKQVYATFGIPFYARVKHHEPFQAVKDRLQKKLDIPDKEWEKYNFAIVTNGRPNYISEGAVVNIFDFRPSSNANLSLPDATGRPWLGLEHINKTPKRSRVNYLEKAIKIYN from the exons ATGAATCACACGCCTGCACCTGACAGGCAGCAGCACGACCCTAATGTGAACCAGGTTGAAGAAATGGAGACTCAAGAAG TGGAAACTGTAGAAACCGCTATAGAGAAAACATGGGATGATGATCTTGTGCGAGGTCGAATAACTCCCAATGGAGGTGTTGTAATGACTGATGTTATGAAAAATCAAGAGACTACTTCTGAAATGCCT CAACTAGCATGTGTTGACGCCGAAATGGAAGATGACGAGGCGAGATCAGAAGCAACTTTCCGCTTCACAGTGCACAACTTTAAAAATCTCAAGGACTCTGTTCTATCACCTCCTTGTTATGTCCGCAATTTACCATGGAAGATCATGGTTATGCCTAGACAAGCTCCGTCAGCTGATCGACAACAGCAGAAGTCTCTGGGGTTCTTCTTGCAGTGTAATGGTGAGAGTGAGTCATCTAGTTGGTCGTGCTATGCAATGGCCGAGCTAAGACTCATCTCTCACAAGCCAGACACTGAACCGTTTCATAGAAAGATtcagcatttattttatag TAAGGAAAATGATTGGGGTTTCTCTCACTTCATGGGTTGGAATGATGTGTTAGACCCCGAAAAAGGATATATTAAAGATGATGCGATTACATTGGAAGTTCATGTTACTGCGGAGGCCCCCCATGGTGTGTCTTGGGATTCCAAGAAACACACTGGTTATGTTG GTTTGAAGAATCAAGGTGCAACATGTTATATGAATTCTCTTTTACAAACATTGTACTTTACTAATCAGTTACGAAAAGCTGTCTACAAAATGCCCACAGAATCTGATGATAGTACAAG gTCTGTGGCATTGGCACTGCAGCGAGTATTCTATGAATTACAATTCTCCGATAAGCCCGTTGGTACAAAGAAACTAACAAAGAGTTTCGGTTGGGAGACACTCGATTCTTTTATGCAGCATGATGTTCAAGAATTTTTGAgg GTATTATTGGATAAACTGGAAAGTAAAATGAAGGGCACATGCGTGGAGGGCACGGTACCGCGGCTATTCGAAGGCAAAATGACGtcttatattaaatgcaaGAATGTTAATGTGTCCAGTACAAGAGTTGAGACATTCTATGATATTCAACTCAACATTAAGGGAAAGAAGAATA TTGATGAATCATTCAAAGATTACATTAGTACGGAGACGTTAGACGGCGAAAACAAATACGATGCCGGCGAGCACGGCCTCCAAGAGGCGGAGAAGGGAGTGATTTTTGCGTCGTTCCCGCCCGTCCTGCATCTGCACCTCATGAGGTTCCAATATGACCCGATCACTGATAGTTCGGTCAAGTTTAATGATAG GTTCGAGTTCTACGAACACATCAACTTAGACGCGTATTTGCAAGAGAAGCCGGAAACCCCAGCGGATTATACTCTACACGCGGTGCTGGTGCACTCCGGCGACAATCACGGAGGGCACTATGTCGTCTTTATCAACCCCAAAGGAGATGGCAAG TGGTGTAAATTCGATGACGATGTAGTATCACGCTGTACCAAACAGGAAGCTATTGAATACAATTACGGTGGACACGATGAGGACATGGCTCTCACAGTTAGACATTGCACTAATGCTTATATGTTGGTGTATATTAG GGATTCACAGCTAAAGACAGTGCTCCAAGAAGTAACACAAGCTGACATACCAACAGAACTTAGTGAAAGATTGGCTGAAGAGAAGAGAATTGAAAcg ATCCGTCGCAAGGAGCGCAACGAGGCGCACCTGTACATGAACGTGAACGTGGTGCTGGAGGAGGCGTTCGACGGCCACCAGGGCAACGACCTGTACGACCCGGAGCGCGCGCACTACCGCGTGTTCCGCGTGCGCAAGCAGGCCACCGTCGCCGAGCTCATGGAGATGCTGGCCGAGAACTTCCGCTACCCGCAGAAGCACTTGCGCCCGTGGCCGTTCAGTGCGCGCTCCAACCAG aCATGCAGACCTACGTGCCTCGACGTCGTCAACGATCAGAACAAGACAATAGCGGACATATCGGAGAACATGAATCCATGGAATATATTCCTGGAAATGCTTCCACCGGACTCTGGTTTCGCTGCATTGCCGCCATTTGATAAGGACAATGATGTCGTCCTATTCTTCAAGTACTACGATCCCAAACAGAAGCGTATACACTACTGCGGCCACCACTACTTGCCTATCGCGAGTAAACCGGCTGATCTCATACCAATACTCAATAAGCGTGCAG GTTTCCCGCCCGACACGCCGCTAGTTTTGTATGAAGAGATTAAACCTGATTTCGTCGAGAAGATAAACAATTACAATGATCCACTCGAGAAG GTATTGGACGAGCTGATGGACGGTGACATCATCGTGTTCGAGCGCGCGGACAACCGCCACGAGGAGCTCGAGCTGCCGACGTGCCAGGACTACTTCAAGTACATATTCTACAAGGTGGAGGTGCAGTTCGTCGATAAGACGGTGCCCAATGATCCTGG TTTTACAATGGAGCTATCAATGCAAATGCGCTACGACCAGATGGCGCGCGCCGTCGGCCAGCGGCTTAACGTTGACCCATATTTAATACAGTTCTTCAAATGTCAGAA CTACAAAGATACACCAGGACTTCCACTTAGGTACTCGTACGATGGTATATTAAAAGATCTGCTGGTGTACTGTAAACCAAAGTGCCCTAAGAAATTGTTCTATCAGATTCTATCCATTAAGGTCAATGAATTGGACAACAAGAAACAgttcaaatgtttatgg GTTGGTCCAAATTACAAAGAAGATaaggaattaattttatatccaaACAAAGGCGGAAAAGTATCAGATATATTAGAAGAGGCAGCTAAGGTCGTAGAAATGTCACCTGAAGGATCTGGCCG ATTACGGATCGTGGAGGTGTCGTGTCACAAGGTGCTGCCGGGGCCGGACCCCGAGCTGACGCTGGACCAGGTCACCATCTCGCCGCCCAGACTCTACCGGATAGAGGAGATACCAAGGGACGAGCTTAACCTGCAG GAGGACGAGATGCTGGTGCCGTGCGCGCACTTCCACAAGCAGGTGTACGCGACGTTCGGGATCCCGTTCTACGCGCGCGTCAAGCACCACGAGCCCTTCCAGGCGGTCAAGGACCGGCTGCAGAAGAAGCTCGACATACCGGACAAGGAGTGGGAGAAG TACAATTTCGCCATAGTGACGAATGGCAGACCTAATTACATAAGTGAAGGCGCGGTAGTCAACATCTTCGACTTCAGGCCAAGTAGTAATGCAA ACCTCTCGCTTCCAGACGCGACCGGGCGGCCGTGGCTCGGCCTCGAGCACATCAACAAGACGCCGAAGCGCTCGCGCGTCAACTACCTGGAGAAGGCGATCAAGATATACAACTGA